The Phaseolus vulgaris cultivar G19833 chromosome 10, P. vulgaris v2.0, whole genome shotgun sequence DNA window ttaaaaaaataataatttattatttatttatttttaaaatggtgctagatagggaaataaaaaataaaagagtgctagatagagaaataaaaataaaagagtgctagatagggaaataaagatgtaaatggtgctagataggaaattGAACCTTTGGTGGGTTCTATAAATTATTTGCTCACCTATAAGCAAAGAATTATATGTATTCTACAAATATAATGACAATATgcggaaaaaaaaatagtttggaTTGTATGTATTCTACAATAATAATGGCAATATGCGAAAACAAAAATAGGTTGGAGATAGGAACActacatacatatatatttttaagtatggttaaataataatattctcTTCAAATTGTGaacattttaatatttgatgttAAGATATAAAATGTATAACATTATACTATTAAATTTTTCTacgtaatatatataaattttgtccATGTTTAGCATTTATATTAATACCTATATTATTGTATAGTGTATACACTTTTAGGTCAAAAGATAATTTTGTGTTATGTTATCCGTTTCTACGCAAAAACACATTTATTCGCAAAATGAATCATTGAAAGACAAATCTCAAACATACAAAAACATTAGGTTCAAAACATTAATATTGGTGCATATTAATGTTAAGTCACAGGGCATTCAGGTGCTAGCTTCCAATGCtatgtaaaaaatttaaacttctTTTGCTACCTATATTTTCTgaacattgtttttttttcattaaaaaaaggaaatttaATTTCCTTTGTTGATCCAATATGTCAGTTATAATTTGTTTGTCATTACACATATAATTATGACAATTATTTGAATTGAGGTAAGAAAATTTTGTGCCAAATTCTCTATGAATCTCTATACCTTAATACTACACTTTtatactttcttttttttaaatttcaataatatctCTTTAATTATGGTGGGAATGTGATGActcacttttaatttttaataattgattTATGGTGAACTTTGATGGTTGAGGTAAGTTTTGATAATTGTGTTTTCGTTCAATTTTTTTAAGTCACAAAATAGAGAAAATGGAgtccaaaattaaaataaaattattttagtaccAGTTTATCTCGAATCAAATATTCTCGTCAACTCTCTCAGATAAATGTTACAACTGAACAAGAACGAAAGTGTTGCAACCAGAATGAAGAATGAAGAGATGCTactgctatatatatatatggtttgGTGCCCATTTGAGTGTAATAATGCATCGTTTCCACCAATTGGTTGTGAAAGCTTTGTCCCTTAAATCTTAGATGATGTTCAGTTTTGGTTGTAAATGCTATACGATACTGTGTTGGTATAAAGTGAAATTTCTTTTCCATTTTAAATGCTTGTATAGCTTTAATGGTGATGCCTTTGGAAAATGATTGAGGATGAAACTGAATATATAAGAACAAGAAGAAGATGTGATTTGGGCATTCTAAATTTGTTAAATGCtgttcaatattatttttttagatataTAATAACATGTTATACACATTTAACAAATTGGTaaaaaacatgaaaattaaaaaaataatactcaATGATATAATGTATGGAAAAAAGTTGATGATAaattagtaaaataataatatttcggTGGTAAAATtgcaaataaacaaaaaattcatACTTGATAAAAAGTAAAATCTATTTCTGCAAATTAAGAAATACAAGTAGTTTGAATaagatattatttataattaattgactttatcttttattattttttactatgcataatatttataaaaatgttttattaacacTTTCACCTTCTGTCCACTAACATATACTTGACACCGCAAACATATACTTGACACCGCAAATATTTCATTGGGTGAGGATATGGtaatgaaatattttgtaatatgaTGAGAGTGAGGTGGCATTAAGGACAATTTTGTGAGAGTGTAAAAGTTTAGCTTTTAAGTGCAGGTGCAGAAGCAAGAGGATTTCAaacgaaagggaaaaagaagcAGCGGTCCTGTCAAAGAGAGGGAGAAAGAAGCAGCTGGAAGCACGAATCAAGCAGTAgaacaaatgaaacacaaactATACTTTTTTCAGTGTAGGGCGTTGGAAATCAGGTAAACGTCTTTCTTGTGCGGTCGTTGTTGCTTTCTTTGTCTGTATTAACATGATATATTACActaatttagggtttagggtttaggtgaAAGCGGTATAATATACCGCActcataacaaaataaaataaaaaaattcaaaaaatttaggTGAAAACGTGGTATATTACATCGGTTGGATgacttaaccgatgtaatatatccACCAGACCGGAAAATACACTACCACCACCAACTAAAACCACCATAGAAAACGCACCACACCGATGACAACGTCAACAAACAGACCAACGACAATGAACACGGAAAGAAAAGGACATCACTGTTAGAACACAAACTAGATCAAGACTAATTTTTATTAACCAccattttttcattttcaataaaataatctttaaattaaaacatatttgtatactattaaatttgttctttaagcttttatcaatgttaattttttgtCATCAACTAATttgaaatcattaaaaaatattgtgatatttaaaacaaaattacaaaaaaaataaaaaaaacttatatttagAACAAAACAAGGGAAGGGAAGCTTGAGAATGAGGAAGAGTTGAAGAGTGAAGaaggaaagagaagagaaaattaaatgagaatatgaatatgaatatgaatttgAATTGAATTTGAATGTGAATGTGAATGGGGAATCAGAAGCAGAAGTGGACGCAGGACGAAGAAGACGCGCTCATCGCCGGAGTTGAAAAGCACGGTCCCGGAAAGTGGAAGAACATTCTCAAAGATCCCCAATTCGCCCCTTTTCTCACTTCCCGTTCCAACATCGACCTCAAGGTAAACCCATTAACCCCTaacaccttttcttttcttcaattaTTACAATTGggattagggttagggttctTACAATCCCCCTCTTCCAGGACAAATGGCGGAATTTGAGCGTAAGTAACGGTTCTCAAGGCTCTAAAGACAAACCTAGGATTCCCAAGCTCAAGGCTCTTCCTGCTCCTCCTTCTGCTACCACCTCCTCCACCACAACCGCCACCTCTCAAAACGCCGCTCCTGTTCCTCAAAACCGACCTTCTGATGTCGCTGTCCCTGATTCTTCTCCGAATGACCAAGATGTCAAAAACCCTCCGAGGTATGACGATAGAACTGTATATGTACTGTGCTCTTTATTAATTTGCTCCAATTAACAGTTGTCTGATGCTGTATTTGCAGTCATTGTTGTTCACATTCATTGACTCCCAATTAGAAATTGGAATTCTTTTGTTATAAATGTGAAAACATTGCAGGCTATGTGTTCTTCTGCCAATTAAGATCATAATCTGAGGGGCTCTTTGTATTTTTATCAGGTACAATGCAATGGTTTTTGAAGCTCTATCAGCACTAAAAGATAATAATGGATCGGACCTAAATGCCATTGTTACTTTCATCGAGGTCAGATGAAGATCTTTATTACCAATGTTTCCATAATATTTGTCAacgaaattatatatatatatatatatatgtatatatatatatatatatatatatatattcttatttCTGAGATTATATTTACATTTCAGAACCTAGAATGGGAATGCATACAATTTCAAGATGTAGTTCTGTGATCATACTCTTTATAGATCTGAGTTTTTGAGTTCCAGCTCTTCTATAAGTTTTCTCACTTACCAGGGCAATCCTATTGGAGagtataaacaatttttttgtccGTCAAAGTATAAATATTTCCGGTGGTAACAACTGACTTGCAATATTGTAATTTATCCCTTTGCCGTCTTCACATAAATTTGAGTATTAAGATCAATTCTTGAACTCCAAGACCTCAATAATGATTTTGTTATAATCTTTTAGAAGTAGTATGTTTTTGTCCCTACTTTTTTACGGGGGAGAGCGGAGTTGGAAAATTAATTTAACATGCTATGCTGTATTGTGCATAGTCTTCTTTACTttgtattatcattttatttgagAATTTTAGATGTAACAACCACTACACATAATACTGCAGCAAAAACATCAGGTTCCTCAAAATTTTAGAAGGGCATTAAGTACAAGGTTGAGGAGGCTTGTTAGTCAAGGGAAACTTGAAAAGGTAATTTAGTTTCAATACAGTGAAATGGTGATTTTACTGATGTATTGCATATTATAGTTTTCTTAATGTTGTAAATTCAGGAAACAACCTCTCTGCTTGGTGGAAAACTATGTATATCTACCATCACCACTCCTCAATTCTAATAAAGTGGGAATCTCATGCACTGCACTTTCTTTtttgtatattatataatttattcaattttattatttt harbors:
- the LOC137818670 gene encoding telomere repeat-binding factor 4-like, yielding MGNQKQKWTQDEEDALIAGVEKHGPGKWKNILKDPQFAPFLTSRSNIDLKDKWRNLSVSNGSQGSKDKPRIPKLKALPAPPSATTSSTTTATSQNAAPVPQNRPSDVAVPDSSPNDQDVKNPPRYNAMVFEALSALKDNNGSDLNAIVTFIEQKHQVPQNFRRALSTRLRRLVSQGKLEKVQNCYKIKKDVSSGTKSPPPKPKDVRPLQLQPQRQPPTSVFTASNATVKEAADTAAYRVADAESKSYLAAEAIKEAEKISLLVEHSDSMLQLAKDIYEQCSRGEIILLA